In Mixta intestinalis, the following are encoded in one genomic region:
- a CDS encoding MurR/RpiR family transcriptional regulator translates to MFTHSIISTLNDTEMQVYNTVLKSGDKVMYMTIRELADAAGVSTTSVLRFCRKMQCDGYSEFRIRFKLYLEQEQQSPINYGVNEMISFFKSINNDEFEHLISQAVEHIIAAQRIIFVGASTSGTLGKYGARFFSNVGKFSNYIDDPYYPVSSDMYKDAVAIILSVSGETEEILRLASQFSLHCCKIITITNSENSSLAKLADFNISYHMPLIRMNGGLDITTQVPTIYIIESIGRKLASRLAK, encoded by the coding sequence ATGTTTACTCACAGCATAATCTCAACGCTCAATGACACCGAGATGCAGGTGTATAACACCGTGCTCAAAAGCGGTGATAAAGTCATGTATATGACTATTCGCGAGCTGGCTGACGCGGCGGGCGTTTCCACAACCTCAGTGCTGCGGTTTTGCCGAAAAATGCAGTGTGATGGCTATTCTGAATTCCGCATCCGCTTTAAATTATATTTAGAACAGGAGCAGCAGAGCCCAATTAATTACGGCGTTAATGAGATGATCAGCTTTTTCAAAAGCATTAATAACGATGAGTTTGAGCATCTGATTAGCCAGGCGGTAGAGCATATTATTGCCGCGCAGCGTATTATTTTTGTCGGTGCCAGCACCTCGGGCACGTTAGGAAAATATGGCGCACGATTTTTCTCTAACGTTGGTAAATTCAGTAACTATATTGACGATCCTTATTATCCAGTCAGTAGCGATATGTATAAGGATGCGGTAGCGATTATTCTTTCCGTCTCCGGCGAAACCGAAGAAATTCTGCGACTGGCAAGCCAGTTCAGCCTGCACTGCTGTAAAATTATTACTATTACCAACAGCGAAAACAGTTCACTGGCGAAGCTGGCCGATTTTAATATTTCTTATCATATGCCGTTAATTCGCATGAACGGCGGGTTAGATATTACCACGCAGGTGCCCACCATTTATATTATCGAAAGTATTGGCCGCAAACTGGCCAGCCGTTTAGCCAAATAA
- the fldB gene encoding flavodoxin FldB has product MKIGLFYGSSTCYTEMAAEKIRDFIGEDLVTLHNLKDDSPKLMEQYDMLILGIPTWDFGELQEDWEAIWQELPELNLRGKVVALYGMGDQLGYGEWFLDALGMLHELLAPMGVQFVGYWPIEGYEFTSPKPLTADGKQFVGLALDDVNQFDVSDERIAQWCEQILTETAALL; this is encoded by the coding sequence ATGAAGATTGGCCTTTTTTACGGTTCCAGCACCTGTTATACCGAGATGGCAGCCGAGAAAATTCGCGATTTTATCGGCGAGGATCTGGTTACGCTGCATAACCTGAAAGATGATTCACCGAAGCTGATGGAGCAGTACGATATGCTGATCCTCGGCATCCCCACCTGGGATTTTGGTGAGCTACAGGAAGACTGGGAAGCCATCTGGCAGGAGCTTCCGGAACTTAACCTGCGCGGCAAAGTGGTTGCGCTGTATGGCATGGGCGATCAGCTCGGCTATGGCGAGTGGTTCCTGGACGCCCTTGGCATGCTGCACGAGCTACTGGCACCCATGGGCGTGCAGTTTGTCGGCTACTGGCCCATCGAAGGCTACGAATTCACCAGCCCGAAACCGCTTACCGCCGACGGTAAACAGTTTGTTGGCCTGGCGCTGGACGATGTCAATCAGTTTGACGTGAGCGATGAGCGCATCGCCCAGTGGTGTGAACAGATATTGACCGAAACTGCCGCGCTGCTGTAA
- a CDS encoding 6-phospho-beta-glucosidase has translation MSKQQQLPKDFLWGGAVAAHQVEGGWDQDGKGISICDVLSGGAHGVDRVITDGVQPGYNYPNHEAVDFYHRYKEDIALFAEMGFKCFRTSIAWTRIFPHGDELEPNEAGLQFYDDLFDELLKHGIEPVITLSHFEMPWHLVKQYGGWLNRKVVDCFVRFSEVVMRRYQHKVKYWMTFNEINNQRTWNYPLFGYCCSGVIFTEHEHPEQTMYQVMHHQFVASAQVVALGRRINPDFQIGCMIAMVPVYPFSCHPDDVMFAHEAMHRRYVFSDVQMRGYYPAYVLQEWARKGYQIEMEAGDEETLRNGCCDYIGFSYYMSNAVQANAEGEGASITGFEGSVPNPHVKASDWGWQIDPVGLRYSMNALYERYQKPLFIVENGFGAIDKPNANGMIEDDYRIDYLRAHIEQMKKAVLEDGVELMGYTPWGCIDCVSFTTGQYNKRYGFIHVDKNDDGSGTMARSKKKSFGWYQRVIASNGEQL, from the coding sequence ATGTCAAAACAGCAGCAGTTACCGAAAGATTTTCTGTGGGGCGGCGCAGTGGCCGCGCATCAGGTCGAAGGCGGCTGGGATCAGGACGGCAAAGGCATCAGCATTTGTGACGTGCTTTCCGGCGGCGCACATGGCGTTGACCGCGTGATTACCGACGGCGTGCAGCCCGGCTATAACTATCCCAACCATGAGGCGGTCGATTTTTATCATCGCTATAAAGAAGACATTGCGCTGTTTGCCGAAATGGGCTTCAAATGCTTCCGCACCTCTATCGCCTGGACACGCATTTTTCCTCATGGTGATGAACTGGAGCCGAACGAAGCGGGCCTGCAATTTTATGACGATCTGTTCGATGAGCTGCTGAAGCACGGCATTGAGCCGGTGATCACCCTTTCCCACTTTGAAATGCCGTGGCACCTGGTAAAACAGTATGGCGGCTGGCTGAACCGTAAAGTGGTCGATTGCTTTGTGCGCTTCAGCGAAGTGGTCATGCGCCGCTACCAGCACAAAGTGAAATACTGGATGACCTTTAACGAGATCAATAACCAGCGCACCTGGAACTACCCGCTATTTGGCTACTGCTGTTCCGGCGTGATCTTCACCGAGCATGAACATCCTGAGCAGACGATGTATCAGGTAATGCATCATCAGTTTGTTGCCAGTGCGCAGGTGGTGGCGCTGGGCCGCCGCATCAATCCCGATTTCCAGATTGGCTGCATGATTGCGATGGTGCCGGTTTATCCCTTCTCCTGCCATCCGGACGATGTGATGTTCGCCCATGAAGCGATGCATCGTCGCTATGTCTTCAGCGATGTGCAAATGCGCGGCTACTATCCTGCCTACGTGTTACAGGAATGGGCGCGTAAAGGCTATCAGATCGAGATGGAAGCGGGCGATGAAGAGACGCTGCGCAACGGCTGCTGCGACTATATTGGCTTCAGCTATTACATGAGCAACGCGGTGCAGGCCAACGCTGAAGGTGAAGGCGCCTCAATTACCGGTTTTGAAGGCAGCGTGCCGAATCCGCACGTCAAGGCTTCCGACTGGGGCTGGCAGATCGATCCGGTTGGCCTGCGTTACTCAATGAACGCGCTCTATGAGCGTTACCAGAAGCCGCTGTTTATCGTGGAAAATGGCTTTGGCGCTATCGATAAGCCGAACGCTAACGGCATGATTGAGGACGATTACCGCATCGATTATCTGCGCGCGCATATCGAGCAAATGAAAAAAGCGGTGCTGGAAGATGGCGTAGAGCTGATGGGCTATACGCCGTGGGGTTGTATTGACTGCGTCTCTTTCACCACCGGCCAGTACAACAAACGCTACGGCTTTATTCACGTTGATAAAAATGATGACGGCAGCGGCACGATGGCACGCTCGAAGAAGAAGAGTTTTGGCTGGTATCAGCGGGTTATCGCCAGCAACGGCGAGCAGCTGTAA
- the xerD gene encoding site-specific tyrosine recombinase XerD, protein MPDNELIEQFLDALWIERNLAQNTLTSYRRDLQSLAGWLAHHQRTLLQAEAVDLQAFLADRVEGGYKATSSARLLSAMRRLFQYLYREKLRNDDPSALLSSPKLPQRLPKDLSEAQVDRLLQAPSVEQPIELRDKAMLELLYATGLRVSELVGLTVSDVSLRQGVVRVIGKGNKERLVPLGEEAIHWLEQYMEHGRPWLLNGRVIDVLFPSSRAQQMTRQTFWHRIKHYAVLAGIDSEKLSPHVLRHAFATHLLNHGADLRVVQMLLGHSDLSTTQIYTHVATERLRQLHQQHHPRA, encoded by the coding sequence GTGCCGGATAACGAACTTATTGAACAGTTTCTTGATGCGCTGTGGATCGAACGTAACCTGGCGCAAAATACGCTGACCTCTTATCGCCGGGATTTGCAATCGCTGGCTGGCTGGCTGGCGCACCATCAGCGCACGTTGCTACAGGCTGAGGCCGTGGATTTACAGGCTTTTCTTGCCGATCGCGTTGAGGGTGGTTATAAAGCCACCAGCTCAGCACGTCTGTTGAGTGCAATGCGGCGGCTTTTTCAGTATCTCTATCGGGAAAAGCTGCGTAATGACGATCCCAGCGCGCTGCTCTCTTCACCTAAACTGCCCCAGCGGTTGCCGAAAGATCTGTCGGAAGCCCAGGTAGATCGCCTGCTACAGGCACCCAGCGTTGAACAGCCTATTGAGCTGCGTGATAAGGCGATGCTGGAGCTGCTTTACGCTACCGGCCTGCGCGTATCGGAGCTGGTTGGCCTGACGGTCAGCGATGTCAGCCTGCGCCAGGGCGTTGTGCGCGTTATCGGTAAAGGCAATAAAGAGCGGCTGGTGCCGCTGGGTGAAGAGGCGATACACTGGCTGGAACAGTATATGGAACACGGGCGTCCGTGGTTGCTGAACGGACGGGTTATTGACGTGCTGTTTCCCAGCAGCCGGGCGCAGCAGATGACGCGGCAAACTTTCTGGCATCGCATTAAGCATTATGCCGTGCTGGCGGGAATTGATAGCGAAAAGCTCTCTCCGCACGTGCTTCGGCACGCCTTTGCTACGCATTTGTTGAACCACGGCGCGGATTTACGTGTCGTACAGATGCTGCTGGGACACAGCGATCTTTCCACCACGCAGATTTACACGCATGTCGCTACCGAGCGTCTGCGTCAGTTACATCAACAGCACCACCCGCGCGCCTGA
- a CDS encoding endonuclease/exonuclease/phosphatase family protein gives MKNSPLLFACCIITSSPLYASTPLTGSEILAVNKGGTANKIYTHNQPTLKVAAYNIGKNEASDDVTDFTQLNQAIKKIDADVIAVTEIDNQTHRSGNINQLAKIAEANHLFYAFGKALDFDGGEYGVGLLSKYKIDKSQVINLPSGTAEQRVVLLSQITKPGFDSPIIVMTAHLDWQKNPEVRINQARYLLDLSIGDAPSDFTNIASAIKILAGDFNSTAEEQPIKEINYFWNPVVKNGTDTRTWPAVNPALDLDHIFTFKGQKWNVKNLTVPSVTNDFNWAAASDHLPVVAELELQEQ, from the coding sequence TTGAAAAATTCACCGCTATTGTTCGCTTGCTGTATTATCACTTCTTCTCCTCTTTACGCCAGCACACCGCTGACCGGATCGGAGATACTTGCGGTTAATAAAGGCGGCACAGCGAACAAAATATATACGCATAATCAACCAACGCTAAAGGTTGCCGCTTATAATATTGGCAAAAACGAAGCGTCAGATGACGTTACGGATTTTACCCAGCTGAATCAGGCAATAAAGAAAATAGATGCCGATGTGATAGCCGTGACGGAGATTGATAATCAGACACATCGCAGCGGAAATATTAATCAACTCGCCAAAATTGCTGAAGCAAACCACCTGTTTTATGCCTTTGGTAAGGCATTGGATTTCGATGGCGGAGAATATGGCGTTGGATTGCTGTCGAAATATAAGATCGATAAATCTCAGGTAATTAATCTGCCTTCGGGAACAGCAGAACAGCGCGTGGTCCTTCTGTCGCAAATCACTAAACCCGGTTTCGATTCACCGATTATTGTTATGACGGCGCACCTGGACTGGCAAAAAAACCCGGAGGTCCGTATTAATCAGGCACGCTATTTACTCGATCTGAGTATTGGTGATGCGCCTTCTGATTTCACTAATATCGCTTCTGCGATAAAAATACTTGCTGGCGACTTTAATTCCACAGCTGAAGAACAGCCGATTAAAGAAATTAATTACTTCTGGAACCCGGTGGTTAAAAATGGCACAGATACCCGCACCTGGCCTGCCGTTAATCCAGCACTTGATCTTGACCACATTTTTACCTTTAAAGGTCAAAAATGGAACGTTAAAAACCTTACCGTTCCCTCTGTAACAAATGACTTTAACTGGGCAGCGGCCAGCGATCATTTACCCGTAGTCGCTGAACTGGAATTGCAGGAACAATAA
- a CDS encoding protein YgfX has protein sequence MARWQSDLRPSARARQITLMLYGLLIVGLLPFYHGTRMPFAVGLLFLLLGELWHRLRLQRRFGGVLTAEESRRWRWQDREYWIARPPFVLPFGVLFSLRAEQGKGVSLWVMRDSMPEGNWRALRRLLKGYQ, from the coding sequence GTGGCGCGGTGGCAATCTGATCTGCGTCCTTCGGCGCGGGCGCGGCAGATAACGCTGATGCTGTATGGCCTGCTTATTGTCGGGCTGTTACCGTTTTATCACGGAACGCGGATGCCGTTTGCTGTAGGGCTGTTGTTCCTGCTGCTGGGTGAACTATGGCATCGCCTGCGCCTGCAACGTCGCTTCGGCGGCGTGCTGACGGCAGAAGAAAGCCGCCGCTGGCGCTGGCAGGATCGGGAATACTGGATTGCGCGTCCACCTTTCGTGCTGCCGTTTGGCGTGCTGTTTTCGCTGCGTGCAGAGCAGGGAAAGGGCGTTTCGCTATGGGTGATGCGGGATAGTATGCCGGAAGGAAACTGGCGTGCCTTGCGCCGTTTGCTGAAGGGGTATCAGTAA
- the gcvH gene encoding glycine cleavage system protein GcvH, translated as MSNVPSDLKYRESHEWVRKEADGTWTVGITEHAQELLGDMVFVDLPEVGASVTAGDDCAVAESVKAASDIYAPLSGEIVAVNEELEGAPELVNSDSYGAGWLFRIKASDESELDQMLDAEGYQATIDE; from the coding sequence ATGAGCAATGTGCCAAGTGATTTAAAATACCGTGAAAGTCATGAGTGGGTGCGTAAGGAAGCTGACGGCACCTGGACCGTAGGCATTACTGAGCATGCGCAGGAGCTGCTGGGCGATATGGTGTTTGTTGACCTGCCTGAGGTGGGTGCCAGCGTTACCGCAGGTGATGACTGCGCGGTGGCGGAATCCGTAAAAGCAGCCTCCGATATCTATGCGCCGCTAAGCGGCGAAATCGTGGCGGTAAATGAAGAGCTGGAAGGCGCGCCGGAGCTGGTTAACAGTGACTCCTACGGTGCCGGCTGGCTGTTCCGCATTAAGGCCAGCGATGAATCCGAACTGGATCAGATGCTGGATGCAGAAGGCTACCAGGCCACGATCGACGAATAA
- the trhA gene encoding PAQR family membrane homeostasis protein TrhA, with protein MTKKNGLAQGYTLAEEIANSLSHGIGCIFGIVGLVLLLSQAITANAGTLAIVSYSLYGGSMILLFLASTLYHAIPWPRAKFWLKKLDHCAIYLLIAGTYTPFLLVGLDSPLAHGLMVVVWCLALAGIIFKLVFAHRFKALSLITYLLMGWLSLIVIYQLAIKLDQGGVWLLAAGGLIYTLGVIFYAIKRIPYNHAIWHGFVLGGSICHFLAIYFYVR; from the coding sequence GTGACAAAGAAAAACGGATTAGCGCAGGGATATACTCTGGCAGAGGAGATCGCCAACAGCCTCAGTCACGGCATAGGTTGCATCTTCGGTATTGTGGGCCTGGTGCTGCTCTTGAGCCAGGCGATTACGGCTAACGCTGGCACGCTGGCGATAGTGAGTTACAGCCTGTATGGCGGCAGCATGATCCTGCTGTTTCTCGCCTCGACGCTCTATCACGCTATCCCCTGGCCACGGGCTAAATTCTGGCTGAAAAAGCTGGATCACTGTGCGATCTACTTACTTATTGCAGGCACCTATACGCCGTTTCTGCTGGTGGGGCTTGATTCGCCGCTGGCACACGGCCTGATGGTGGTGGTCTGGTGCCTGGCGCTGGCGGGTATTATTTTCAAGCTGGTTTTCGCTCATCGTTTTAAGGCGTTGTCGTTGATCACTTATCTGTTGATGGGCTGGCTATCGCTGATCGTTATCTATCAACTGGCGATTAAGCTCGACCAAGGCGGCGTCTGGCTGCTGGCGGCGGGTGGGCTGATCTATACGCTGGGCGTAATCTTCTATGCGATAAAACGGATCCCCTATAATCATGCTATCTGGCACGGCTTTGTGCTGGGCGGCAGCATTTGTCACTTTTTGGCGATCTACTTTTACGTGCGGTAA
- the sdhE gene encoding FAD assembly factor SdhE yields MDINDKSRIHWACRRGMLELDIAIMPFFKYEYDSLSDEDKALFIRLLKSDDPDLFNWLMNHGEPADAELKRMVQLIQTRNRQRGPERGAVAI; encoded by the coding sequence ATGGATATCAACGATAAATCCCGTATTCACTGGGCTTGCCGCCGCGGTATGTTAGAGCTGGACATCGCCATCATGCCTTTCTTTAAATATGAATATGATTCGCTGAGTGATGAAGACAAAGCGCTGTTTATTCGTTTGCTGAAAAGTGACGATCCCGATCTGTTTAACTGGCTGATGAATCACGGTGAGCCAGCCGACGCCGAGCTGAAACGCATGGTGCAGTTGATTCAGACGCGCAACCGGCAGCGTGGCCCGGAACGTGGCGCGGTGGCAATCTGA
- the ygfZ gene encoding tRNA-modifying protein YgfZ — MPDFIFPPRQPVASSRLPLTLISLEDWALVAVEGADSTTYLQGQLTLDVTALPKEKHLPCAHCDAKGKMWSNLRLFHRGEGYAYLVRRNLRDTQINELKKYAVFSKVTIAADDQAILLGVAGFQARAALTNRFAALPDAQTPVVQDGESTLLWFDSPAERFLLITTAEKAAELKQALADDAQLNGSQQWLALDIEAGLPVLDEKTSAQLIPQATNLQALEAISFKKGCYTGQEMVARAKFRGANKRALYWLAGKAGRTPEAGDALELKMGENWRRTGTILAAVQLESGDAWIQAVLNNDLEPESVLRVQGDEGGQLAIQPLPYSLAE, encoded by the coding sequence ATGCCTGACTTTATTTTCCCACCGCGTCAGCCCGTTGCCTCTTCACGGCTGCCGCTGACGTTAATTTCGCTGGAAGACTGGGCGCTGGTTGCGGTTGAAGGTGCGGACAGCACAACGTATCTGCAAGGCCAGCTCACGCTGGATGTTACGGCGCTGCCAAAAGAGAAACATCTTCCCTGCGCGCACTGCGATGCCAAAGGGAAAATGTGGAGCAATCTGCGTCTGTTCCATCGCGGCGAAGGCTATGCCTATCTGGTACGCCGCAACCTGCGCGATACGCAAATCAATGAACTGAAAAAATATGCCGTTTTCTCTAAGGTAACCATCGCTGCCGATGATCAGGCGATTCTGCTGGGCGTAGCGGGCTTCCAGGCCAGAGCCGCGCTGACTAACCGCTTCGCCGCCCTGCCCGATGCGCAAACGCCGGTGGTGCAGGATGGCGAATCAACGCTGTTGTGGTTTGATTCTCCTGCCGAACGCTTCCTGCTTATCACCACCGCCGAAAAAGCGGCGGAACTGAAGCAGGCGCTGGCGGATGATGCCCAGCTTAACGGCAGTCAGCAATGGCTGGCGCTGGATATCGAAGCGGGTCTGCCGGTACTGGATGAGAAAACCAGCGCGCAGCTGATTCCGCAGGCGACCAATTTGCAGGCGCTGGAAGCGATCAGCTTCAAAAAAGGTTGTTATACCGGGCAAGAGATGGTGGCGCGAGCTAAATTCCGTGGTGCCAATAAGCGCGCCCTTTACTGGCTGGCTGGCAAAGCGGGCCGGACCCCGGAGGCCGGTGACGCGCTGGAGCTAAAAATGGGCGAGAACTGGCGGCGCACCGGCACCATTCTGGCCGCCGTACAGTTAGAATCGGGCGATGCCTGGATACAGGCGGTGCTGAATAACGATCTGGAGCCGGAAAGCGTGCTGCGCGTACAGGGCGATGAAGGCGGACAGCTGGCGATTCAGCCGCTGCCCTACTCGCTGGCAGAATAA
- the gcvP gene encoding aminomethyl-transferring glycine dehydrogenase: MTQTLSQLEHTGAFIERHIGPSPEQQESMLQTIGAASLNELITSIVPADIQLPGPPAVGDALPEHQALAELKAIASRNQRFKSYIGMGYTPVLMPPVILRNLLENPGWYTAYTPYQPEVSQGRLEALLNFQQLTLDLTGLDIASASLLDEATAAAEAMSMAKRVTRLKNANKFFVADDVHPQTLDVVKTRAETFGFELLIDKAERVLDHEGVFGVLLQQVGTTGELHDYSALIGELKARKVIVSVAADFMALVLLTAPGKQGADIVFGSAQRFGVPMGYGGPHAAFFAARDEHKRSMPGRIIGVSRDAAGNTALRMAMQTREQHIRREKANSNICTSQVLLANIAGFYAVYHGPTGLKRIASRIHRLTDILAAGLKQGGLTLRHQSWFDTLTVEVSDKAAVLARALSFGVNLRTDIHQAVGITLDETTSREDVATLFAILLGDDHGLDIDTLDNSVAGNSTSVPPALLRQQPILTHPVFNRYHSETEMMRYMHSLEKKDLALNQAMIPLGSCTMKLNAAAEMIPITWPEFAELHPFCPAEQAAGYLQMIGQLSQWLVQLTGYDALCMQPNSGAQGEYAGLLAIRRYHESRNEGERNICLIPSSAHGTNPASAQMAGMAVVVVACDKQGNIDLHDLRQKAEQAGSALSCIMVTYPSTHGVYEETIREVCQIVHQYGGQVYLDGANMNAQVGITTPGYIGADVSHLNLHKTFCIPHGGGGPGMGPIGVKAHLAPFVPGHSVVQIDGVLTQQGAVSAAPFGSASILPISWMYIRMMGAEGLKQASAVAILNANYIANRLQSAYPVLYTGRDNRVAHECILDLRPLKEQTGISELDIAKRLIDYGFHAPTMSFPVAGTLMVEPTESESKIELDRFIEAMLAIRAEIDRVASGEWPLEDNPLVNAPHTQQELAGDWSHPYSRELAVFPAGSENKYWPTVKRLDDVYGDRNLFCSCVPMSEYQ, translated from the coding sequence ATGACTCAGACTCTCAGCCAGCTTGAACATACTGGCGCCTTTATTGAACGCCATATCGGTCCTTCTCCGGAGCAGCAGGAAAGCATGCTGCAAACTATCGGCGCTGCTTCGCTTAATGAATTAATTACCAGCATTGTACCGGCAGATATTCAGCTGCCGGGGCCGCCCGCTGTCGGTGATGCGTTGCCGGAACATCAGGCGCTGGCGGAGCTAAAAGCGATCGCCAGCCGTAATCAGCGCTTTAAATCTTATATCGGCATGGGCTATACGCCGGTGCTGATGCCGCCGGTCATTCTGCGTAACCTGCTGGAAAATCCAGGCTGGTATACCGCCTATACCCCTTATCAGCCGGAAGTGTCGCAGGGACGCCTGGAGGCGCTGCTCAACTTCCAGCAGCTGACGCTGGATTTAACCGGGCTGGATATTGCCTCCGCCTCGCTGCTGGATGAAGCAACGGCGGCGGCAGAAGCGATGTCAATGGCGAAGCGCGTAACCAGGCTGAAAAACGCCAATAAGTTTTTTGTCGCTGACGATGTGCATCCGCAGACGCTGGATGTAGTAAAAACCCGTGCGGAGACCTTCGGTTTCGAGCTGCTGATTGATAAAGCGGAGCGGGTGCTGGATCACGAAGGCGTTTTCGGCGTGCTGCTGCAACAGGTTGGCACCACCGGCGAGCTTCATGATTACAGCGCACTGATCGGTGAACTGAAGGCGCGTAAGGTCATTGTCAGCGTGGCGGCTGATTTTATGGCGCTGGTGCTGCTGACCGCGCCGGGCAAACAGGGGGCGGATATCGTCTTTGGCTCAGCCCAGCGTTTTGGGGTACCGATGGGCTACGGCGGCCCGCACGCCGCTTTCTTTGCCGCCCGTGATGAGCACAAACGCTCAATGCCGGGGCGCATTATCGGCGTGTCACGCGATGCAGCAGGCAATACCGCGCTGCGTATGGCGATGCAAACGCGTGAGCAACATATCCGCCGTGAAAAAGCGAACTCCAACATCTGTACGTCGCAGGTACTGCTGGCAAATATCGCCGGTTTCTATGCGGTGTATCACGGCCCGACAGGGCTGAAGCGCATCGCCAGCCGTATTCACCGCCTTACCGATATTCTTGCGGCGGGCCTGAAGCAGGGCGGCCTGACGCTACGCCACCAAAGTTGGTTCGATACCCTGACGGTTGAAGTCAGTGATAAAGCGGCGGTGCTGGCACGTGCGCTGAGCTTCGGCGTTAATCTGCGAACCGATATTCATCAGGCGGTGGGCATTACGCTGGATGAAACGACCAGCCGTGAAGATGTCGCCACGCTGTTCGCTATTCTGCTCGGCGACGATCACGGCCTGGATATCGATACGCTGGATAACAGCGTAGCGGGCAACAGCACTTCAGTGCCGCCTGCGCTGCTGCGCCAGCAGCCAATCCTGACGCATCCGGTATTTAATCGTTATCACAGTGAAACTGAGATGATGCGTTATATGCACAGCCTGGAGAAAAAAGATCTGGCGCTGAATCAGGCGATGATCCCGCTCGGCTCCTGCACAATGAAGCTGAACGCCGCCGCAGAGATGATTCCCATTACCTGGCCGGAGTTTGCCGAGCTGCATCCGTTTTGTCCGGCAGAGCAGGCGGCGGGCTACCTGCAAATGATTGGTCAGCTGTCGCAGTGGCTGGTGCAGCTCACCGGATATGACGCGCTCTGCATGCAGCCTAACTCCGGCGCGCAGGGGGAATATGCCGGACTGCTGGCGATTCGCCGTTACCATGAGAGCCGCAACGAGGGCGAGCGCAATATCTGTCTGATCCCCAGCTCCGCTCACGGTACTAACCCGGCTTCGGCGCAGATGGCAGGAATGGCGGTAGTGGTGGTCGCCTGTGACAAGCAGGGCAATATCGATCTGCACGATCTGCGGCAGAAAGCGGAGCAGGCGGGCAGCGCGCTTTCCTGCATTATGGTGACCTATCCTTCCACGCACGGCGTGTATGAAGAGACGATCCGTGAAGTTTGCCAGATCGTGCATCAGTATGGTGGTCAGGTTTACCTGGACGGCGCAAACATGAATGCGCAGGTTGGCATTACCACTCCAGGCTATATCGGCGCGGATGTATCACATCTCAACCTGCATAAAACCTTCTGTATTCCGCACGGCGGCGGTGGGCCGGGTATGGGGCCGATCGGTGTGAAAGCGCATCTGGCACCGTTTGTGCCGGGTCATAGCGTGGTGCAAATTGATGGCGTACTGACACAGCAGGGTGCCGTTTCAGCCGCACCTTTCGGCAGCGCCTCGATTCTGCCGATCAGCTGGATGTATATTCGCATGATGGGCGCGGAAGGGCTGAAGCAGGCCAGTGCCGTCGCTATCCTGAATGCAAACTATATCGCCAACCGTCTGCAATCGGCCTATCCGGTGCTTTATACCGGGCGCGATAACCGCGTGGCGCATGAATGTATCCTCGATTTGCGTCCGCTGAAGGAGCAAACTGGCATCAGCGAGCTGGATATCGCCAAACGACTGATCGATTATGGTTTCCATGCGCCGACGATGTCGTTCCCGGTAGCGGGCACGCTGATGGTTGAGCCGACGGAGTCGGAAAGTAAGATCGAGCTGGATCGCTTTATTGAGGCAATGCTGGCGATTCGCGCTGAGATCGATCGCGTCGCCAGCGGTGAATGGCCGCTGGAGGATAACCCGCTGGTGAACGCGCCGCATACGCAGCAAGAGCTGGCAGGCGATTGGTCGCATCCCTACAGTCGTGAGCTGGCGGTATTCCCGGCTGGCAGCGAAAACAAATACTGGCCGACGGTGAAGCGTCTGGATGATGTTTATGGCGATCGTAACCTGTTCTGTTCCTGCGTGCCGATGAGCGAATATCAGTAG